Proteins from a single region of Papaver somniferum cultivar HN1 unplaced genomic scaffold, ASM357369v1 unplaced-scaffold_11, whole genome shotgun sequence:
- the LOC113328539 gene encoding L-type lectin-domain containing receptor kinase IX.1-like, whose product MAFSEYKNLSVGLRSSIFVFLIITILSVLISTTDSISFNFPNFATNVSQIQFQNDSHFGSSNGAIELTKNSADGNLSWSVGWATYSEPIQLWDATTGRLTDFETHFSFIIKSLDETFFGDGMTFFLAPFGRKLPQDSSGGRLGLMSRGVVETNITTNRFVAVEFDTWRNDLWDHPNPDHVGIDVNSVVSVANVSWNSSMKDGRTANAWVSYNSTTHDLSVFLTYADNPVFNGDSILHHVIDLSKVLPEKVMVGFSASTGVGYETHKLLSWKFNSNLENDEARIETTTTNKQKDSKIGLVVGLVVGFVILGVGLGFALLIWWNKRGSSRNIDPETENSDMDNEFVKGTGPKRFSYNELVRATSNFDEEGKLGEGAFGGVYKGCLREKNLKIAVKRVSRGSKQGKKEYQSEVRIISQLRHRNLVQLIGWCHERDELLLVYEFMPNRSLDNHLFRGESILTWEIRYKVALGLASALLYLHEEWDQCVVHRDIKSSNVMLDSNFNAKLGDFGLARLVDHELGSQTTVLAGTMGYLAPECIMTRKSSKESDVFSFGVVALEIACGRKPDEVALGLSLVEWVWGLYGSGKIMEAADERLPKDFNELEMEQLMVIGLWCAHPDSKSRPSATQVLNVLKFESPLPKLPLEMPTPIYLPTGTVMPVLQSFAGLTDTLTAR is encoded by the coding sequence ATGGCTTTCTCCGAATACAAGAACTTATCGGTCGGTCTTCGTTCATCGATATTTGTTTTCTTAATCATCACAATATTATCGGTACTCATTAGCACTACAGATTCAATCTCTTTTAACTTCCCAAATTTCGCAACAAATGTTTCTCAAATACAATTCCAAAACGATTCACATTTTGGGAGTAGCAACGGCGCCATCGAACTTACCAAGAATTCAGCGGACGGTAATTTATCTTGGAGCGTTGGGTGGGCAACTTATTCAGAACCTATACAACTATGGGATGCAACCACAGGAAGGCTCACAGATTTTGAGACACACTTTTCCTTCATCATAAAGAGCCTAGATGAAACTTTTTTCGGTGATGGTATGACTTTTTTCCTAGCCCCTTTTGGGCGTAAGCTTCCTCAAGATTCTAGCGGTGGACGTCTTGGCCTGATGAGTCGAGGTGTGGTTGAAACAAACATTACAACAAATAGATTTGTGGCGGTTGAGTTTGACACTTGGAGAAATGATTTATGGGATCATCCAAATCCTGATCATGTTGGTATCGACGTAAACTCTGTAGTATCTGTGGCTAATGTTTCATGGAATAGTAGTATGAAGGATGGAAGAACAGCTAATGCTTGGGTAAGCTATAATTCAACTACACATGATTTAAGTGTTTTTCTTACTTATGCTGATAATCCGGTTTTCAATGGGGATTCTATTTTGCACCATGTTATTGATCTAAGCAAGGTTCTACCTGAAAAGGTTATGGTGGGGTTTTCTGCATCTACCGGCGTCGGCTATGAAACTCATAAACTCCTTTCCTGGAAATTCAATTCCAATTTAGAAAACGATGAAGCAAGAATtgaaaccaccaccaccaacaaacaAAAAGATAGTAAAATTGGATTGGTGGTGGGTCTTGTTGTTGGTTTTGTTATTTTAGGTGTTGGCCTTGGTTTTGCTTTGCTCATTTGGTGGAACAAGAGAGGTAGCTCAAGAAACATTGATCCGGAGACGGAAAATTCTGACATGGACAATGAATTTGTGAAAGGAACAGGGCCAAAGAGGTTCTCATACAACGAACTGGTTCGTGCAACTAGTAACTTTGATGAGGAAGGAAAACTTGGAGAGGGAGCATTTGGAGGAGTATATAAAGGATGTTTAAGAGAGAAAAATTTGAAAATCGCAGTTAAGAGGGTTTCAAGAGGatcaaaacaaggaaaaaaagaaTATCAATCAGAAGTAAGAATTATTAGCCAGTTACGACATAGAAATTTGGTTCAACTTATCGGTTGGTGTCACGAACGAGATGAATTACTACTTGTTTATGAATTCATGCCAAACCGGAGCCTCGATAACCATCTCTTCAGAGGGGAAAGTATTCTTACTTGGGAAATCAGGTACAAAGTGGCTCTTGGTTTAGCTTCTGCACTGCTATATCTACATGAAGAATGGGATCAATGTGTAGTTCACAGAGATATTAAATCAAGTAATGTAATGCTAGATTCAAATTTTAATGCTAAACTTGGTGATTTCGGTTTGGCAAGGCTTGTGGATCATGAACTGGGTTCTCAAACAACTGTCTTAGCTGGAACCATGGGTTACTTAGCACCTGAATGTATTATGACGCGCAAATCAAGTAAGGAGTCCGATGTTTTTAGTTTTGGAGTTGTTGCACTTGAGATTGCCTGTGGGAGGAAGCCAGACGAAGTAGCTTTGGGGCTTTCACTAGTGGAGTGGGTTTGGGGTCTTTACGGAAGTGGTAAGATCATGGAAGCAGCTGATGAAAGATTACCAAAGGATTTCAATGAGTTAGAAATGGAACAGTTAATGGTTATAGGATTATGGTGTGCTCATCCTGATTCTAAATCAAGGCCTTCAGCTACTCAAGTTCTCAATGTTCTTAAATTTGAATCTCCATTGCCTAAACTTCCACTTGAGATGCCGACTCCAATATATCTTCCAACAGGAACAGTTATGCCTGTTCTCCAGTCATTTGCTGGTCTTACTGATACACTGACAGCGCGATAG